A single window of Luteitalea sp. DNA harbors:
- a CDS encoding PadR family transcriptional regulator, which produces MSKPTNLVQGTLDLLILRVIALEPMHGWAIAQRIRQMSNDELKVGQGSLYPALHKLEQQAWIEAEWRPSENNRRAKYYRLTRAGRKTLAKETAQWERLSAAISLVVRPT; this is translated from the coding sequence ATGAGCAAACCGACGAATCTCGTACAAGGGACGCTCGACCTCCTCATTCTCCGGGTCATCGCGCTGGAGCCGATGCATGGGTGGGCCATCGCGCAACGCATCCGCCAGATGTCCAACGACGAGCTGAAGGTGGGGCAGGGCTCGCTCTACCCAGCGCTGCACAAGCTCGAGCAACAGGCCTGGATCGAGGCGGAGTGGCGCCCGAGCGAGAACAATCGCCGCGCGAAGTACTACAGGTTGACGCGCGCTGGCCGAAAGACGCTAGCCAAAGAGACGGCGCAGTGGGAACGGCTGTCGGCCGCGATCTCCCTCGTCGTACGACCGACGTAA
- a CDS encoding Uma2 family endonuclease, producing MAVGISPQLVTADEMLRMPPDDGFRYELIRGAVVKMTQPGFSHGVYAARLLAALLTFVEARGLGFVTQEVGFKLESDPDTVRAPDVSFVSRERIGSTTLPRGYIQGAPDLAIEVLSPNDRPGHVRRKVHDWLAHGARAVWVVDPARRTLTVYTPDGHARVLSADQTLEGGDLLAGFQYELARLFTDL from the coding sequence ATGGCCGTGGGAATCTCGCCTCAGTTGGTCACCGCCGACGAGATGCTGCGTATGCCGCCGGACGATGGGTTCCGTTACGAGCTCATCAGGGGCGCGGTAGTCAAGATGACGCAGCCAGGTTTTTCGCACGGAGTGTACGCTGCCCGGCTGTTGGCGGCGCTTCTCACCTTCGTCGAGGCACGTGGGCTAGGCTTCGTGACGCAGGAAGTTGGGTTCAAGTTGGAGAGTGATCCGGACACCGTCCGTGCGCCGGATGTCTCGTTCGTCTCGCGTGAGCGTATTGGATCGACGACGCTGCCTCGAGGGTATATCCAGGGCGCGCCAGACCTCGCCATCGAAGTCTTGTCACCCAACGACCGGCCTGGCCATGTGCGTCGCAAGGTGCACGACTGGCTCGCGCACGGCGCGCGCGCTGTCTGGGTCGTGGACCCAGCGCGTCGCACGCTCACGGTCTACACTCCCGATGGCCATGCGCGTGTGCTCAGCGCGGATCAGACGCTCGAGGGCGGCGATCTCCTGGCAGGGTTTCAGTACGAGTTGGCCCGCCTGTTCACAGATCTGTGA
- a CDS encoding TonB-dependent receptor: MDRVTALVGFLLLLFVTPVFAQPSAVVEGRVIDAHGVGVAGVKITLRDAVTARRIVAVTDDTGRFSVQVSAVPAAYDVTFEIGEREVAEPRRVSVGPAHVAPIDVQLALGLTEQVTVTDSREERLKSETPVSVGVLSRTRIADVKPTHPSQLLGTVPGVWVNTTGGEGHMTAIRQPLTTSPVYLYLEDGVPMRSTGFFNHNALYEANLPAAERIEVTKGPGSVLYGSDAIGGIVNVTTRPALGPAALEASLEGGPFGWRRVLAGGNASRGADGVRVDVNLTHTDGWRDATGYDRRGASVRWDRALGSATFLKSLVSYGRIDQQTAGSSTLSRDDYIENPRLNLTPISFREVEALRASTDLRHVQGSTLINVIAYYRNNRMALLPNWSLTYDPTVYDTDNQSYGLLARVRRDLPVWRTEIAAGLDAEVSPGGRTERLLSVQTSTLPEGQRVFTGYGEQALVYDYDVTFRQVAPYAAVAASPIDRVRLETGVRYDHAAYRYRDQLTTPPLPRYQRPPSTTRDYDRVTPKIGATVRVSDNVSLFASHRAAFRVPSEGQLFRQGTALDTVDLRPVRATNREVGARFRLRGGLSAEVSWYDLVKRDDILSFRDPVDGTTEATNAGRTRHRGVEIGAEWRHGHWLDASVAYSHARHRYVTWRVDPAEGLDYSGGEMESAPRGLWHAAVTVRPRARMTLGVDVSRVGSYWMDAANTHRYEGHTLLNMRGEIALATRVRLYASLLNATDARYAETASYTLSRGEELAPGLPRSAHVGLSVAWPH; encoded by the coding sequence GTGGACCGCGTAACGGCCCTGGTCGGGTTCCTCCTTCTGCTGTTCGTGACACCTGTATTCGCCCAACCCAGCGCGGTCGTGGAGGGGCGTGTGATCGACGCGCACGGCGTGGGTGTTGCCGGCGTGAAGATTACCCTCCGCGACGCTGTAACCGCGCGGCGGATCGTGGCTGTCACCGACGATACCGGACGCTTTTCCGTGCAGGTGTCGGCGGTTCCAGCCGCCTACGATGTGACGTTCGAGATCGGCGAGCGAGAAGTGGCCGAACCGCGGCGTGTGTCGGTTGGCCCTGCACACGTGGCGCCCATCGACGTGCAGCTCGCCCTTGGCCTGACCGAGCAGGTGACGGTAACCGATAGCCGTGAGGAGCGACTGAAGAGCGAGACGCCTGTCTCGGTGGGCGTGCTCTCGCGCACGCGGATCGCCGACGTGAAGCCCACACATCCAAGCCAGCTCCTGGGTACGGTACCGGGAGTGTGGGTGAACACGACAGGTGGCGAAGGCCACATGACGGCCATCCGGCAGCCGCTCACCACGAGCCCGGTCTACTTGTATCTCGAAGACGGTGTTCCAATGCGCTCGACCGGGTTCTTCAATCACAACGCGCTGTACGAGGCGAACCTGCCTGCAGCCGAGCGTATTGAGGTCACCAAAGGCCCCGGATCGGTGCTCTACGGGAGCGATGCCATCGGAGGGATCGTCAACGTCACCACGCGTCCGGCGCTCGGGCCAGCCGCTCTCGAGGCGTCGCTCGAGGGTGGGCCGTTCGGCTGGCGGCGAGTGCTCGCGGGCGGCAACGCGAGCCGGGGCGCCGATGGCGTGCGCGTCGATGTCAATCTCACGCACACCGACGGCTGGCGCGATGCCACCGGTTACGATCGGCGTGGCGCATCGGTGAGATGGGATCGCGCGCTTGGGAGCGCGACGTTTCTGAAATCGCTCGTGTCGTACGGTCGCATCGATCAGCAGACCGCCGGCTCCTCGACCTTGTCACGAGACGACTACATCGAGAATCCGCGTCTGAATCTCACGCCGATCTCGTTTCGTGAGGTGGAGGCGCTTCGCGCCTCGACGGACCTGCGGCATGTGCAGGGCAGCACGCTGATCAATGTGATCGCGTACTACAGGAACAACCGGATGGCGTTGCTGCCGAACTGGAGCCTGACCTACGACCCGACCGTGTACGACACCGACAATCAGTCTTACGGCCTGTTGGCGCGCGTGCGGCGCGACCTGCCGGTGTGGCGGACGGAGATTGCCGCCGGGCTCGACGCCGAGGTCAGTCCAGGTGGTCGCACCGAGCGGCTGCTCTCCGTGCAGACGAGCACGCTTCCCGAAGGCCAGAGGGTGTTTACTGGCTACGGCGAACAGGCGCTCGTCTATGACTACGACGTCACCTTCCGACAGGTGGCGCCGTATGCTGCCGTCGCGGCATCCCCAATCGATCGCGTGCGCCTCGAAACCGGCGTGCGGTACGACCACGCAGCGTACCGCTATCGGGACCAACTCACGACACCGCCGCTGCCGCGCTATCAACGACCGCCGAGCACGACGCGCGACTACGACCGCGTGACGCCCAAGATCGGCGCGACCGTGCGTGTCAGTGACAACGTGAGCCTGTTCGCATCGCACCGTGCCGCGTTCCGTGTGCCATCGGAGGGTCAGCTCTTTCGTCAAGGCACCGCCCTCGACACGGTCGACCTGCGTCCCGTCCGTGCAACGAACCGTGAGGTTGGGGCGCGCTTCAGGCTACGCGGCGGCCTTTCGGCCGAAGTGAGTTGGTACGATCTCGTGAAGCGTGACGATATCCTCTCGTTTCGCGATCCAGTGGATGGGACGACGGAGGCCACCAATGCCGGGCGTACGCGCCATCGCGGCGTGGAGATCGGCGCGGAATGGAGACACGGACACTGGCTCGACGCCTCAGTGGCCTATAGCCATGCGCGGCATCGTTATGTGACCTGGCGCGTAGACCCAGCCGAAGGTCTCGACTACAGCGGCGGGGAGATGGAGAGCGCGCCGCGCGGGCTTTGGCACGCTGCGGTTACCGTCCGGCCGCGTGCGCGGATGACGCTCGGTGTCGATGTATCGCGCGTGGGTTCATATTGGATGGATGCTGCCAATACGCACCGCTACGAAGGACACACCCTGCTGAACATGCGAGGCGAGATCGCACTTGCTACGAGGGTGCGTCTGTATGCCAGCCTCCTCAACGCTACCGATGCGCGCTACGCGGAGACGGCTTCATATACGCTCTCGAGAGGCGAAGAGCTCGCTCCAGGATTGCCGCGCAGCGCGCATGTCGGCCTTAGCGTTGCGTGGCCCCATTGA
- a CDS encoding sensor histidine kinase, translating into MTRSMDTLPLEVTESAGASRAYVSLAWLLKVRWGAVLGQAATILIAHAFLSFGLPLALLFSLLGIEALSNALAGRYLSRGGVPWPRVAGVLLALDCLLLTVMLAWAGGALNPFSIFYLVYITLAAVVLDARWTWTITALAALGYGSLFLQALQAPQQWHMALRLSSHLQGMWWAFLLAASLTAYFVLRLSRLLESRERDAARAQARSARHARLAALTTLAAGAAHELSTPLATIAVAAHELEQSIAQLPHPAREALASDARLIEGELQRCRAILDRMAVQAGEPTGEAPTALPLDALLDEALATLSREDAARIHVLSPPAPAIVRVPSRSLVTALVSLLRNALEASPPSSHVTLAVTSANGRLHLRVEDRGAGMAPDVLARAGEPFFTTKPPGAGLGLGLFLTRALAEQLGGALRLESAAGSGTTATLDLPL; encoded by the coding sequence ATGACTCGTTCAATGGACACGCTGCCTCTCGAGGTCACGGAATCGGCCGGAGCGTCGCGCGCGTATGTCAGCCTGGCGTGGCTGCTGAAGGTTCGTTGGGGCGCGGTTCTCGGACAGGCGGCCACCATCCTCATCGCGCACGCGTTTCTCAGCTTCGGGCTGCCTCTGGCGCTCCTGTTCTCGCTGCTCGGGATCGAGGCGCTTTCAAATGCGCTCGCGGGACGCTATCTCTCACGGGGTGGCGTGCCATGGCCCCGCGTGGCAGGCGTGCTGCTGGCGCTCGATTGCTTGCTGTTGACGGTGATGCTCGCCTGGGCGGGTGGCGCGCTCAACCCGTTCAGCATCTTTTATCTCGTCTACATCACGCTGGCGGCCGTCGTCCTCGACGCCCGCTGGACATGGACGATCACCGCGCTCGCGGCGCTCGGCTATGGCTCGCTCTTCCTACAAGCGCTGCAGGCGCCACAGCAGTGGCACATGGCGCTCAGGCTGTCGTCGCACCTCCAGGGGATGTGGTGGGCATTCCTGCTCGCAGCGTCGCTCACCGCTTACTTCGTGCTCCGCCTCTCTCGCCTCCTCGAGTCACGCGAGCGTGACGCCGCGCGTGCCCAGGCGCGCTCGGCACGCCATGCCCGTCTGGCGGCGCTCACCACGCTGGCGGCTGGCGCGGCGCACGAGCTCAGCACGCCGCTGGCGACGATTGCCGTCGCCGCTCACGAGCTGGAGCAGAGCATCGCCCAACTTCCCCACCCGGCGCGCGAGGCGCTGGCTTCGGACGCACGGCTCATTGAAGGCGAACTGCAGCGGTGCCGTGCGATCCTCGATCGGATGGCCGTGCAGGCCGGCGAGCCGACCGGCGAGGCACCTACAGCACTACCGTTGGACGCGCTGCTCGACGAGGCGCTCGCCACGCTCTCACGAGAGGACGCCGCACGCATCCACGTCCTCTCGCCTCCCGCACCGGCCATCGTCCGGGTACCGAGTCGCAGCCTGGTGACGGCGCTCGTGAGCCTGCTCAGGAATGCTTTGGAAGCGAGCCCGCCTTCGTCACACGTGACGCTGGCAGTCACGAGTGCCAATGGCCGGCTGCACCTGCGCGTGGAGGACCGCGGTGCCGGCATGGCACCGGACGTGCTCGCTCGCGCGGGCGAGCCGTTCTTCACCACGAAGCCACCGGGTGCCGGTCTCGGACTCGGGCTCTTCTTGACGCGCGCCCTGGCAGAGCAGCTCGGTGGCGCCCTGCGCCTCGAATCCGCGGCCGGCTCGGGAACGACCGCCACGCTCGATCTGCCGCTCTGA
- a CDS encoding response regulator, with amino-acid sequence MTHAADLARTILVVDDDARFRERVVRALGARGLEVREARDYDSALAAAQEESPELVLVDLRMPGRSGLDVVRDIRQLDVSTRIVVLTGYGSIATALDAMRLGAHSYLTKPADVDAILAAFDEHANDPSRDRRPVDTPTLARVEWEHINRVLTDCGGNVSEAARRLGIHRRSLQRKLGKYPTAR; translated from the coding sequence ATGACACACGCTGCCGACCTCGCCCGCACAATCTTGGTCGTTGATGACGACGCGCGGTTTCGGGAGCGCGTGGTGCGCGCGCTGGGCGCTCGAGGGCTGGAGGTGCGAGAAGCGCGCGACTACGACAGCGCGCTTGCCGCGGCACAGGAAGAGTCACCGGAGCTCGTGCTCGTCGACCTACGCATGCCGGGCCGCTCAGGCCTCGATGTCGTGCGCGACATCAGGCAGCTGGACGTATCCACACGAATTGTCGTGCTCACCGGTTACGGCAGCATTGCCACGGCGCTCGACGCGATGCGGCTTGGCGCCCATTCCTACCTCACGAAGCCGGCGGACGTGGACGCCATCCTCGCGGCATTCGATGAGCATGCGAACGACCCGTCGAGAGACCGGAGGCCGGTGGACACGCCCACACTCGCCCGCGTGGAGTGGGAACACATCAACCGCGTGCTCACGGATTGTGGCGGCAACGTCTCCGAGGCTGCCAGGCGCCTTGGTATCCACCGGCGCTCGTTGCAACGAAAGCTCGGCAAGTATCCGACCGCGCGCTAG
- a CDS encoding CocE/NonD family hydrolase — MTIRRLHRLWIASIIALVLGGGFAAHHGQRPALAAQGLEEVKTDYTKHEYYVRMRDGVRLFTVVYAPKDRSERYPILLSRTPYSVRPYGADRYRTEIGPSPLIAKEGYIFVYQDVRGRWMSEGSFDHLRPHKDVKKGPRDIDESTDTYDTIDWLIKHVPNHNDRVGMWGISYPGFYAAAGMIDAHPALKAASPQAPVADWFAADDWHHNGAFLLAHAFGWFSGAGWPFTKPTKEYPGPPFEQGLEDGYEFFLRHGTVRNLTARFFQDKIPFWNEIMTNDARNEFWKARNIRPHLKDIKPAVMTVGGWFDAENLFGALEVYRAVETQSPSTQNILVMGPWVHGGWARGEGDELGDVRFDSSTSKFYQEHIELPFFNAMLKGDGKDGLPEAYVFETGTNRWRRFDAWPPMEAVTRALYLQADGRLSFDPPAEATADAFDEYVSDPDKPVPFIPGIAPGMAQHYMVDDQRFAARRPDVLVYETEPLETDVTIAGPLIPSLHLSTSGTDADWIVKLVDVYPDRYPDGDGEVDNTMGAYQQLVRGEVIRGKFRNSFDKPQPFEPGKPTKVEFTVSDTFHTFRRGHRIMIQIQSTWFPLIDINPQKFMNIFQAREADFQKATQRVYRSKALPSLVSVGVL, encoded by the coding sequence ATGACCATCCGGCGACTGCATCGTCTGTGGATCGCTTCGATTATCGCGTTGGTGCTCGGCGGTGGATTTGCCGCCCATCATGGGCAGCGCCCAGCGCTGGCCGCCCAGGGGCTGGAGGAGGTCAAGACCGACTACACGAAGCATGAGTACTACGTCCGGATGCGCGATGGCGTTCGCCTGTTCACTGTCGTCTACGCCCCGAAGGATCGGTCAGAGCGTTATCCCATACTTCTCAGTCGCACGCCGTACAGCGTGAGGCCCTACGGCGCTGATCGGTACCGCACGGAGATCGGTCCGTCTCCGCTCATTGCGAAGGAAGGGTACATCTTCGTGTACCAGGACGTGCGCGGACGCTGGATGTCGGAAGGTTCCTTCGATCATCTGCGGCCACACAAGGACGTGAAGAAGGGACCGCGCGACATCGACGAGAGCACTGATACGTACGACACCATCGACTGGCTGATCAAGCACGTACCGAATCACAACGACCGCGTGGGGATGTGGGGCATCTCGTATCCGGGCTTCTACGCCGCGGCGGGGATGATCGACGCACACCCCGCGTTGAAGGCGGCGTCGCCGCAGGCGCCGGTGGCCGATTGGTTCGCGGCGGACGACTGGCACCACAATGGCGCCTTCCTGCTCGCGCACGCCTTTGGGTGGTTCTCAGGAGCAGGATGGCCGTTCACGAAGCCGACGAAGGAGTACCCCGGGCCGCCCTTCGAGCAGGGGCTCGAGGACGGGTACGAGTTCTTCCTGCGTCATGGCACGGTGCGCAACCTGACCGCGCGGTTCTTTCAGGACAAGATTCCCTTCTGGAACGAGATCATGACGAACGACGCGCGCAACGAGTTCTGGAAGGCGCGTAACATCCGTCCCCACCTGAAGGACATCAAGCCGGCGGTGATGACCGTGGGCGGGTGGTTCGACGCGGAAAACCTGTTCGGGGCGCTCGAAGTGTATCGAGCCGTGGAGACGCAGAGCCCCAGCACCCAGAACATCCTCGTCATGGGCCCGTGGGTGCACGGCGGATGGGCTCGCGGCGAGGGAGACGAGTTGGGCGATGTTCGCTTCGATTCGTCCACCTCGAAGTTCTATCAAGAGCACATCGAGCTCCCGTTCTTCAATGCCATGCTGAAGGGAGACGGCAAGGACGGGCTACCAGAAGCGTACGTCTTCGAGACAGGCACGAACCGGTGGCGTCGCTTCGATGCTTGGCCGCCCATGGAGGCGGTGACGCGAGCGCTCTACCTGCAGGCGGACGGTCGCTTGTCGTTCGATCCTCCGGCCGAAGCCACCGCGGACGCCTTCGACGAGTACGTAAGCGATCCAGACAAGCCCGTGCCGTTCATCCCAGGTATCGCGCCTGGGATGGCGCAGCATTACATGGTCGACGACCAGCGCTTCGCTGCTCGTCGTCCCGACGTCCTCGTCTACGAGACGGAGCCGCTCGAGACGGATGTGACCATCGCCGGCCCGTTGATTCCGAGCCTCCACTTGTCAACCAGCGGCACGGATGCGGATTGGATCGTGAAGCTCGTCGACGTGTATCCAGACCGCTACCCAGACGGGGACGGGGAGGTGGACAACACGATGGGGGCTTATCAGCAGCTTGTGCGTGGCGAGGTCATCCGAGGCAAGTTTCGCAATAGCTTCGACAAGCCACAGCCATTCGAGCCCGGCAAGCCGACAAAGGTGGAGTTCACGGTGTCCGACACGTTCCACACTTTTCGGCGGGGACACCGCATCATGATTCAAATCCAGAGCACATGGTTTCCCCTCATCGACATCAACCCGCAGAAGTTCATGAACATCTTTCAAGCCCGAGAGGCAGATTTCCAGAAAGCCACGCAGCGTGTCTATCGTTCGAAGGCGCTGCCGTCATTGGTCAGCGTGGGTGTGCTCTAG
- a CDS encoding aldo/keto reductase: MKTRTLGPLNVSALGLGCMGMSYAYGPADEAESLRVLHRYVELGGNFLDTAEIYGPYANEELLGRFLRQVPREQIVVATKFGFRLDQATQKIAGVDGSPANVRKVCDESLGRLGIDTIDLFYQHRIDPNVPTEETVGAMAELVRAGKVRALGLSEAAPETLRRAAAVHPIAALQSEYSLWSRDVELNGVVAACRELGVGFVPYSPLGRGFLTGTIQKASDMSPDDWRHTNPRFQGAALEKNIQLAAHVRNLAERKACTPAQLALAWVLAQGEDIVPIPGTKRVKYLEDNLGALDVTLTSDELGEIDRFFPPGAAEGERYAEDMLALVDR, from the coding sequence ATGAAAACACGCACATTGGGTCCGCTGAATGTCTCCGCGCTCGGCCTTGGCTGCATGGGCATGTCGTACGCCTACGGTCCGGCCGATGAAGCCGAATCGCTCCGTGTCCTCCACCGCTACGTAGAGCTCGGTGGCAACTTCCTCGATACGGCTGAGATCTACGGCCCCTACGCGAACGAGGAGCTGCTTGGCCGCTTCCTGCGCCAGGTGCCGCGTGAGCAGATCGTCGTCGCCACGAAGTTCGGCTTTCGATTGGACCAGGCGACGCAGAAGATCGCCGGCGTCGACGGCTCACCGGCGAATGTCCGGAAGGTATGCGACGAGAGCTTGGGCCGGCTCGGCATCGACACCATCGACCTGTTCTACCAACATCGCATCGACCCAAACGTACCGACCGAAGAGACCGTGGGCGCGATGGCAGAGCTGGTCAGGGCGGGCAAAGTGCGCGCGCTTGGACTATCGGAAGCGGCGCCGGAGACGCTGCGCCGCGCGGCTGCCGTTCATCCCATTGCTGCGCTGCAGAGCGAGTACTCGCTCTGGTCGCGCGATGTGGAGCTGAACGGTGTCGTCGCCGCATGCCGGGAGCTCGGCGTTGGATTCGTGCCCTACAGCCCGCTTGGACGCGGTTTCCTGACCGGCACGATTCAAAAGGCGTCGGATATGTCACCTGACGATTGGCGCCACACGAATCCGCGGTTTCAAGGCGCCGCCCTGGAGAAGAACATCCAGCTCGCCGCGCACGTCAGGAATCTTGCCGAGCGCAAGGCGTGCACGCCGGCGCAGCTCGCACTGGCGTGGGTGCTGGCGCAAGGCGAGGATATCGTGCCCATTCCTGGTACCAAGCGCGTCAAGTACCTCGAAGACAACCTCGGAGCCCTCGACGTCACGCTGACCTCCGACGAGCTCGGTGAGATTGACCGCTTCTTCCCGCCGGGGGCCGCCGAGGGCGAGCGGTATGCCGAGGACATGCTGGCGCTGGTCGATCGTTAG
- a CDS encoding LacI family transcriptional regulator — MLADHLGLSPASISIVLNNAPAAAAIPRATQERIRRAAARFDYRPNTLAKSLRRQRSFTIGVVLPEISEGYASLVMSGIEDELLQEGYLYFVASHRHRTDLIDEYPKLLLARSIEGLIAVDTPCGQPLPVPVVAVSGHRHTPGVTNIVVNHERAAALALEHLCALKHRRIAVIKGQAFSSDTAVRWRAIRLAARRLGLELDPSLTAQLEGDSPFPELGYEVTRRLVGSGHKFTALFAFNDVYAIGAVRALREAGLRVPEDVSVVGFDDIPSAAYQHPGLTTVRQPLREMGRLAAQVMLKRIESTSGADYPRLVSVDPELIVRGTTTQLARR, encoded by the coding sequence GTGCTGGCCGACCACCTCGGCTTGTCGCCGGCGTCGATCTCCATCGTGTTGAACAACGCGCCGGCCGCCGCCGCCATCCCGCGCGCGACGCAGGAGCGCATCCGCCGCGCCGCGGCGCGGTTCGACTACCGCCCCAACACGCTCGCGAAGTCGCTGCGCCGGCAGCGCAGCTTCACGATTGGCGTGGTGTTGCCGGAGATCAGCGAGGGCTACGCGTCACTCGTCATGAGCGGTATCGAAGACGAGTTGTTGCAGGAGGGCTATCTCTACTTCGTGGCCAGCCATCGTCACCGCACGGATCTCATCGACGAGTATCCCAAGCTCCTGCTCGCGCGATCGATCGAAGGGTTGATTGCCGTAGACACGCCCTGCGGCCAGCCGTTGCCCGTGCCCGTGGTTGCTGTCTCCGGTCATCGTCACACACCAGGTGTGACCAACATCGTCGTCAACCACGAGCGTGCCGCCGCGCTCGCGCTCGAGCATCTCTGTGCGCTCAAACACCGCCGCATCGCGGTCATCAAGGGACAGGCGTTCAGCTCGGACACTGCCGTACGCTGGCGCGCCATCCGGCTGGCGGCACGGCGGCTCGGCCTCGAGCTGGATCCGTCGCTCACGGCGCAGCTCGAAGGCGATAGCCCGTTCCCGGAGCTCGGCTACGAGGTCACGCGCCGGCTGGTCGGGAGTGGCCACAAGTTCACGGCGCTCTTCGCCTTCAACGACGTGTACGCCATTGGCGCGGTCCGCGCGCTTCGTGAGGCGGGGCTTCGTGTCCCTGAAGACGTCTCGGTGGTCGGCTTCGATGACATCCCAAGCGCCGCCTACCAGCACCCCGGCCTCACAACGGTCCGCCAGCCTCTCCGAGAGATGGGAAGGCTCGCGGCACAGGTTATGTTGAAGCGGATCGAGTCAACGAGCGGGGCCGATTATCCACGCCTCGTGAGCGTGGACCCCGAGCTCATCGTCCGAGGCACGACGACGCAGCTCGCGCGGAGGTGA
- a CDS encoding peptidylprolyl isomerase, translating to MELEPGVYAHVSTTEGSFTVRLFEREAPKTVANFVGLAEGTKQWTDLANGAGVTRPFYDGLIFHRIIDSFMIQGGDPRGDGTGGPGYEFGDEFHASLRHDKLGILSMANAGPNTNGSQFFITLAPTPHLDNRHSVFGEVVSGLDVIKQIGAAATDRRDRPVKDITIEGVAIERVAPE from the coding sequence ATGGAATTGGAACCTGGCGTCTACGCTCACGTTAGTACCACAGAAGGCTCCTTCACCGTTCGCCTTTTCGAGAGGGAAGCACCGAAGACGGTTGCCAACTTCGTTGGTCTCGCCGAAGGCACGAAGCAGTGGACCGACCTCGCCAACGGTGCCGGAGTGACGCGGCCGTTTTACGATGGCCTGATCTTTCATCGCATCATCGACAGCTTCATGATTCAAGGTGGTGATCCGAGAGGCGATGGCACGGGCGGCCCTGGCTATGAGTTTGGCGACGAGTTCCATGCCAGCCTTCGCCACGACAAGCTAGGCATCCTCTCCATGGCGAACGCGGGTCCCAACACCAATGGGAGCCAGTTCTTCATCACGCTCGCACCCACACCGCATCTCGACAACCGGCACTCCGTGTTCGGTGAGGTCGTCTCCGGCCTCGACGTCATCAAGCAGATTGGTGCAGCAGCGACGGATCGTCGCGATCGTCCCGTCAAGGACATCACAATCGAGGGGGTCGCCATCGAGCGCGTGGCGCCGGAATGA